The following are from one region of the Sandaracinus amylolyticus genome:
- a CDS encoding DUF507 family protein, with protein MRLFSGKVPVIAQEIVRTLTEGGDIETEAPNEVQADIESVLKEYLRQERRVTDEAKSRMEIRGMTYSELGKMKSQVAKDLKLSTGEDTLPYILEQVLEMLFHSNNVEEVFAEDNVLRKKITAILRRHMDVEQELDREVRSKIKNLEEGTAAFETEYARVMDQIKRNKRLT; from the coding sequence GATCGTCCGGACGCTCACGGAAGGCGGTGACATCGAGACCGAGGCGCCGAACGAGGTGCAGGCGGACATCGAGTCGGTGCTCAAGGAGTACCTGCGCCAAGAGCGTCGCGTGACGGACGAGGCGAAGTCCCGGATGGAGATCCGGGGCATGACCTACAGCGAGCTGGGGAAGATGAAGTCCCAGGTCGCCAAGGACCTGAAGCTCTCGACCGGCGAGGACACGCTCCCGTACATCCTCGAGCAAGTGCTCGAGATGCTCTTCCACAGCAACAACGTGGAAGAGGTGTTCGCGGAGGACAACGTGCTCCGCAAGAAGATCACCGCGATCCTGCGCCGCCACATGGACGTGGAGCAGGAGCTCGATCGCGAGGTGCGCTCGAAGATCAAGAACCTCGAGGAAGGCACCGCCGCGTTCGAGACCGAGTACGCGCGCGTGATGGATCAGATCAAGCGCAACAAGAGGCTCACCTGA